The Girardinichthys multiradiatus isolate DD_20200921_A chromosome 6, DD_fGirMul_XY1, whole genome shotgun sequence genome window below encodes:
- the fam110b gene encoding protein FAM110B, with product MPTETLAPPLPGSKSAGPATPFSSTVPLRILNKGPEYFRRQAEPNPNRLSAVERLEADKAKYVKSQEVINAKQEAVKPPVRAKPTVDPSILSKKSPGTGGGGNGAGVPFKASNNNAKSDICASSCGSSKRANLNLEILKNLLNSSSSSGAGSEGLSSGAKSAVLMRSSSRMARSWTPLGMPLTYRSTMTLNEQPSDSAPSPSTSHSLRSFSHSLKVPPMASGGRRSPQQAGNLNLSRRLQDERGCEGGVVQRCHSPLPPLLTSHSSSDLLRLCNGKPLRTAQSSSSSAPPLPPKPNPTCLPPALSLSLPRPRPPLSPMPCDNTTQQSLPCDFGDPASASADLNIDLEQGSNVTRRSSLHRSKSDLSDRYARAGADVERFFNYCGLDPEELEAVGPENFARANSDIVSLNFRSASMISSDCDQSHRSSNDGISEENEGEEEEDAGERVPYGISAVERNARVIKWLYSIKQARETQKVSHV from the exons ATGCCGACAGAGACGCTGGCTCCCCCACTGCCAGGTAGCAAGTCTGCCGGCCCCGCCACACCCTTCAGTTCCACTGTTCCTCTTCGCATCCTTAACAAGGGCCCTGAATACTTCAGAAGGCAG GCGGAACCTAACCCAAACCGCCTAAGTGCTGTTGAGAGACTAGAAGCTGACAAAGCAAAGTATGTCAAGAGCCAGGAGGTTATCAATGCAAAGCAAGAAGCAGTCAAACCACCTGTCCGGGCCAAGCCCACCGTTGACCCTTCCATTCTGTCAAAGAAAAGCCCTGGTACTGGTGGAGGAGGAAACGGAGCTGGGGTACCTTTTAAAGCATCCAATAACAATGCAAAGTCAGACATATGTGCATCCAGCTGTGGCAGCAGCAAACGGGCAAATTTAAACCTGGAGATCTTAAAAAATCTGCTAAACTCATCGTCATCCTCAGGAGCAGGTTCTGAAGGACTATCAAGTGGAGCTAAAAGTGCTGTACTTATGAGGTCATCATCCAGAATGGCCAGGAGCTGGACACCGTTGGG GATGCCTCTGACATACAGATCCACAATGACTCTTAATGAGCAACCTTCAGACTCAGCTCCCAGTCCAAGCACCTCACACTCCCTCAGATCCTTCTCTCATTCCCTAAAGGTCCCCCCAATGGCCAGTGGGGGGCGTCGCAGTCCACAACAGGCAGGAAACCTCAACCTTAGCAGACGACTCCAGGATGAGAGAGGATGTGAAGGTGGAGTTGTCCAGCGTTGTCATTCCCCACTGCCACCTCTCCTCACCTCCCACTCATCATCCGACCTCCTGCGACTGTGCAATGGTAAACCACTGCGCACAGCTCAGTCAAGTAGCTCCTCTGCTCCGCCTCTTCCTCCCAAGCCTAACCCCACCTGTCTCCCTCCTGCACTATCCTTGTCACTGCCACGCCCACGTCCACCTTTGTCTCCTATGCCCTGTGACAACACAACCCAACAGTCATTACCTTGTGATTTTGGAGACCCTGCCAGTGCATCAGCTGACCTGAACATTGATCTTGAGCAGGGTTCAAATGTGACTCGCCGCTCCTCACTACATAGGTCCAAGTCAGACCTGTCAGACCGGTATGCCCGGGCTGGAGCTGATGTGGAACGCTTTTTTAATTACTGCGGCCTTGACCCTGAGGAGTTGGAGGCAGTGGGTCCCGAGAACTTTGCACGGGCCAACTCAGACATCGTTAGTCTGAACTTTCGATCAGCTTCTATGATCTCCTCCGACTGTGACCAGTCGCACCGATCTTCCAATGATGGAATATCAGAAGAGAATGAgggtgaggaagaggaggatgctgGTGAACGTGTCCCGTATGGCATCTCAGCTGTGGAGCGAAATGCAAGGGTCATTAAATGGCTGTATAGCATTAAACAAGCAAGAGA